In Phacochoerus africanus isolate WHEZ1 chromosome 1, ROS_Pafr_v1, whole genome shotgun sequence, the following are encoded in one genomic region:
- the LOC125110682 gene encoding uncharacterized protein LOC125110682, translating to MRAGASDDGGGGVSGMTVALPVGVTVVVAGTGGGACGGALLCALGGGGAWRCKRSPRPRPGGHRGRRRRLWCLAEEASVCAAGRRWPGRARGAAAARLGLLPAPSRRRRPAHFLPALPCRAGASPARFATSGNSRAVTAEAESQAQSGPRVRYGESGGGLSQPQQQRGPPRRPGALDRRSRRLCRPCRRRCLRAGRCDGVKGPAAREKRARPSARAGACSRARPTRLEGGASAFRDVARAQAARRAAGLD from the exons ATGCGTGCGGGCGCTAGCGACGACGGCGGCGGGGGAGTCTCGGGGATGACAGTGGCTTTGCCCGTTGGGGTAACGGTCGTCGTCGCCG GCACGGGGGGAGGGGCCTGCGGCGGGGCCTTGCTGTGTGCGCTGGGCGGCGGCGGGGCCTGGCGCTGTAAGCGCTCTCCTCGGCCGCGGCCGGGCGGGCACcgtgggcggcggcggcggctgtggTGCTTGGCGGAGGAAGCGTCCGTGTGTGCGGCGGGGAGAAGATGGCCGGGCA GAGCGAGGGGCGCCGCAGCGGCCCGGCTGggcctgctccccgccccctcccgccgCAGGCGGCCCGCGCACTTCCTCCCGGCCCTCCCCTGTCGGGCGGGGGCCTCTCCTGCCCGCTTCGCCACCTCAGGGAACAGCCGGGCTGTAACCGCCGAGGCGGAGAGCCAGGCGCAGTCCGGTCCCCGCGTGCGATATGGAGAGAGCGGCGGTGGCCTCAGCCAGCCGCAGCAGCAACGTGGGCCGCCGCGGCGGCCCGGTGCACTAGATCGAAGAAGCCGTCGCCTGTGCCGTCCTTGCCGTCGCCGCTGCCTCCGCGCCGGCCGTTGTGATGGAGTAAAGGGCCCAGCAGCCCGTGAGAAGCGTGCCCGCCCCTCGGCCCGGGCCGGGGCCTGCTCCCGCGCCCGCCCAACTCGACTAGAAGGAGGTGCCTCCGCGTTCCGAGATGTCGCTCGAGCTCAGGCCGCCCGCCGAGCCGCGGGGCTAGACTGA